The Streptomyces sp. NBC_01689 genome includes a window with the following:
- the clpB gene encoding ATP-dependent chaperone ClpB gives MDMNRLTQKSQQAVQEAQTIAGRLNQSEVDGEHLLLALLDQPDGLIARLADQTGADTQALRAAVSEELARRPKVTGPGATPGQVYVTQRLARVLDAAEQEAKRLKDEYVSVEHLLLALAEEGSRTAAGRLLKKFGVTEDAFLAALTRIRGNQRVTSATPEASYEALEKYGRDLVAEARGGRMDPVIGRDAEIRRVIQILSRKTKNNPVLIGDPGVGKTAIVEGLAQRIVRGDVPDGLRDRTIFSLDMSALVAGAKYRGEFEERLQAVLSEVKAAEGRILLFVDELHTVVGAGGGAEGAMDAGNMLKPMLARGELHMIGATTLEEYRKYVESDAALERRFQQVLVDEPSVEDTVSILRGLRERLEVFHGVKIQDTALVAAATLSHRYITDRFLPDKAIDLVDEACARLRTEIDSMPAELDGITRRVTRLEIEDAALAKESDPASAKRLEELRRELSDLRAESDAMHAQWDAERQAIRRVQELRQELEQVRQEAEEAERSYDLDRAAELRYGRLTELERRLASEEERLDSKQGDNRLLREVVTEDEIAEIVAAWTGIPVTRLQEGEREKLLRLDEILTERVIGQDEAVKLVADAIIRARSGIRDPRRPIGSFLFLGPTGVGKTELAKTLAAALFDSEENIVRLDMSEYQERHTVSRLVGAPPGYVGYEEGGQLTEAVRRKPYSVVLFDEVEKAHADVFNTLLQVLDDGRITDSQGRTVDFRNTVVIMTSNIGSAHLLDGVTADGEIEPEARALVLGELQSHFRPEFLNRIDDIVLFKPLGLPQIERIVELQFSDLRRRLAERQISVELTPAALELIARQGFDPVYGARPLRRYISHEVETLVGRALIRGDVQDGSTIRVDAQHGELVVTYGEPAVPDVRKAA, from the coding sequence GTGGATATGAACCGGCTCACCCAGAAGTCCCAGCAAGCGGTGCAGGAGGCGCAGACGATCGCCGGCCGGCTGAACCAGTCCGAGGTCGACGGTGAACATCTGCTGCTCGCCCTGCTCGACCAGCCGGACGGTCTGATCGCGCGGCTGGCGGACCAGACCGGTGCGGACACCCAGGCCCTGCGCGCCGCCGTCTCCGAGGAACTGGCCCGCCGGCCGAAGGTGACCGGGCCCGGCGCCACGCCCGGACAGGTGTACGTCACCCAGCGGCTGGCCCGGGTGCTGGACGCCGCCGAGCAGGAGGCCAAGCGACTGAAGGACGAGTACGTGTCGGTCGAGCACCTTCTGCTGGCGCTGGCGGAGGAGGGGTCCCGGACGGCCGCGGGGCGCCTGCTCAAGAAGTTCGGCGTCACCGAGGACGCGTTCCTGGCCGCGCTGACCCGGATCCGCGGCAACCAGCGCGTCACCTCGGCGACCCCCGAGGCGTCGTACGAGGCCCTGGAGAAGTACGGCCGTGATCTGGTGGCCGAGGCGCGCGGCGGCCGGATGGACCCGGTGATCGGCCGGGACGCGGAGATCCGCCGGGTGATCCAGATCCTGAGCCGCAAGACCAAGAACAACCCGGTGCTCATCGGCGACCCGGGCGTGGGCAAGACGGCCATCGTGGAGGGTCTGGCGCAGCGCATCGTGCGCGGTGACGTGCCGGACGGGCTGCGCGACCGGACGATCTTCTCGCTCGACATGAGCGCCCTCGTGGCGGGCGCCAAGTACCGCGGCGAGTTCGAGGAACGGCTGCAGGCCGTGCTGAGCGAGGTCAAGGCGGCCGAGGGGCGCATCCTGCTCTTCGTCGACGAACTGCACACGGTCGTCGGCGCGGGCGGCGGTGCCGAAGGGGCCATGGACGCCGGGAACATGCTCAAGCCGATGCTGGCCCGCGGCGAACTCCACATGATCGGGGCGACGACCCTGGAGGAGTACCGCAAGTACGTCGAGTCCGACGCGGCTCTCGAACGCCGCTTCCAGCAGGTGCTGGTGGACGAGCCGAGCGTCGAGGACACGGTCTCCATCCTGCGCGGGCTGCGCGAGCGGCTGGAGGTCTTCCACGGGGTGAAGATCCAGGACACGGCCCTGGTCGCGGCGGCCACCCTCAGCCATCGGTACATCACCGACCGGTTCCTGCCGGACAAGGCCATCGACCTGGTCGACGAGGCCTGTGCCCGGCTGCGGACGGAGATCGACTCCATGCCCGCCGAGCTGGACGGGATCACCCGCCGGGTGACCCGTCTGGAGATCGAGGACGCGGCGCTCGCGAAGGAGAGCGATCCGGCCAGCGCGAAGCGTCTGGAGGAGCTGCGCCGCGAACTGTCCGATCTGCGCGCCGAGTCCGACGCGATGCACGCCCAGTGGGACGCGGAGCGCCAGGCCATCCGCCGGGTGCAGGAACTGCGCCAGGAACTGGAACAGGTGCGGCAGGAGGCCGAGGAGGCCGAACGCAGTTACGACCTCGACCGCGCCGCCGAACTGCGCTACGGCAGGCTCACCGAGCTGGAACGCCGGCTGGCCTCCGAGGAGGAGCGGCTCGACTCCAAGCAGGGCGACAACCGGTTGCTGCGCGAGGTGGTGACGGAGGACGAGATCGCGGAGATCGTGGCGGCCTGGACGGGCATCCCGGTCACCCGGCTCCAGGAGGGCGAGCGCGAGAAGCTGCTGCGGCTCGACGAGATCCTCACCGAGCGGGTGATCGGCCAGGACGAGGCGGTCAAACTGGTCGCCGACGCCATCATCCGCGCCCGTTCCGGCATCCGTGACCCGCGCCGGCCCATCGGCTCGTTCCTCTTCCTCGGCCCCACCGGCGTCGGGAAGACCGAACTCGCCAAGACGCTCGCCGCGGCGCTCTTCGACTCCGAGGAGAACATCGTCCGGCTGGACATGAGCGAGTACCAGGAGCGGCACACCGTCAGCAGACTGGTCGGAGCCCCTCCCGGCTACGTCGGGTACGAGGAGGGCGGCCAGCTCACCGAGGCGGTGCGCCGCAAGCCGTACTCCGTGGTCCTGTTCGACGAGGTGGAGAAGGCTCACGCCGATGTGTTCAACACGTTGCTGCAGGTCCTCGACGACGGCCGGATCACCGACTCGCAGGGCCGCACGGTCGACTTCCGCAACACCGTGGTGATCATGACGTCGAACATCGGATCGGCGCACCTGCTGGACGGGGTGACCGCCGACGGCGAGATCGAGCCGGAGGCGCGGGCCCTGGTGCTGGGCGAGCTGCAGAGCCACTTCCGGCCCGAGTTCCTCAACCGGATCGACGACATCGTGCTGTTCAAGCCGCTGGGGCTGCCGCAGATCGAGCGCATCGTGGAGCTTCAGTTCAGCGACCTGCGCAGGCGTCTGGCCGAGCGGCAGATCAGCGTCGAGCTGACGCCCGCGGCGCTCGAACTCATCGCCCGGCAGGGCTTCGATCCGGTGTACGGGGCGCGCCCGCTGCGCCGGTACATCTCGCACGAGGTCGAGACCCTCGTGGGCCGGGCCCTGATCCGTGGTGACGTGCAGGACGGGTCGACGATCCGGGTCGACGCGCAGCACGGCGAACTGGTCGTCACCTACGGCGAACCGGCGGTGCCGGACGTCCGGAAGGCGGCGTGA
- the trxA gene encoding thioredoxin encodes MGATSAGTVTCDHCGRGNRVPAAAAGTPRCGNCHSPLAWITEAGDADFAEVAEQAKPFVLVDLWATWCGPCRTVSPALERVAHELAGRVKLVKVDIDRSPRLAQRFQVQAVPTLLLLDGGEVISRRTGAAPAPALRGWVEESLAVRR; translated from the coding sequence ATGGGCGCGACATCGGCCGGGACGGTCACCTGCGACCACTGCGGCCGCGGCAACCGGGTGCCGGCGGCCGCCGCGGGCACCCCGCGGTGCGGGAACTGCCACTCCCCCCTGGCGTGGATCACCGAGGCCGGTGACGCGGACTTCGCCGAGGTCGCCGAACAGGCGAAGCCGTTCGTCCTCGTCGACCTGTGGGCCACCTGGTGCGGGCCCTGCCGGACGGTCAGCCCCGCGCTGGAGCGGGTCGCCCACGAACTCGCCGGACGGGTGAAGCTGGTCAAGGTGGACATCGACCGGAGCCCGCGGCTCGCCCAGCGGTTCCAGGTGCAGGCCGTGCCGACCCTGTTGCTGCTCGACGGGGGTGAGGTGATCTCCCGCAGGACCGGGGCGGCTCCCGCGCCGGCGCTGAGGGGGTGGGTCGAGGAGAGCCTGGCCGTCCGCCGATGA
- a CDS encoding UBP-type zinc finger domain-containing protein, translating into MAEALPDPHLPYIRSVTPRTPDGCDECLHIGSEWLHLRMCLTCGHIGCCDSSKLQHARAHAATAGHPIVQSFEPGEDWRWCYLDQALV; encoded by the coding sequence ATGGCCGAGGCGCTGCCCGACCCGCATCTGCCGTACATCCGCTCCGTGACACCGCGCACCCCGGACGGGTGCGACGAGTGCCTGCACATCGGGTCCGAGTGGCTGCATCTGAGAATGTGCCTGACCTGCGGACACATCGGGTGCTGTGACTCCTCGAAGCTCCAGCACGCGCGGGCGCACGCCGCCACGGCGGGTCACCCCATCGTGCAGTCGTTCGAACCGGGTGAGGACTGGCGCTGGTGCTATCTCGACCAGGCCCTGGTCTGA